CTCACTCTTCTTCAATTATGTTCTGCATTACCTTTCTTTTtccaaaaaagaagaaaaagaaattcaagacaGGGTCTATGTACCAAAGACAGAAAGTTGTTCTGTTCTTCAATTGTATTATTCACACTGTATTTACTAGAATCCGAGAAGTAGTTAGAACTTCAGAACTAAGTTTCAATCTCAAATATTTTTGTTCATTATAACATTATGGATGGAGCCAAAAAAGAAGAGAATTGCCAATTGCATATTGGCATTTTAAGGCTTCAATGTACTGTGGCCACATCACATGAGAATTTCGAGTAAGAAAATGTTTTGACTTCAAGATGAACATTAAGTGGGTAATGCAAGTTACAAATACCACCACAAAGGGGAAAATAAACCAATGAAATGAATTcttaataaaaagaagaaaagggtaGCTGGCTAGTTGCTGTACATAAGAATTCGCAAAGCAGGAAACTAGTGCAAGTGAAAATTAtttcacaaaataaaatataaactgAAAGCATTACTTTTAATTTGTCATGTGCTTCTTGCAATTTATACAAACATAGCAACAGATCTCCTACTAGCATCTACAGCTAAGCATCATATCTCGGTCATACAAAATTCTTGAGCCTAAAACTCATCACTGTAAAATGTGCAACAAAATCTGTAACGAAATTATGCAGTTGTTGAATCTGATAAGTTTTTATGCTCAAATACCAAGTAGAAAAGTTAGCGGTAGATGAATCGTGCAAGCTTGAAAGAACATAGAAGAAAATTTGAGACGGGTTTTAATctgattttattataattagtgGCATGACCTGAAAATTTCTGCCTGTCAATTGAGTCATGGGATAGATAACAAACATGATTAGgggcaaaagaaaaaagaaatgacTGCTTCCTACTGGTTAAAGGCAGTTATTTCcagaaaaagataataaaatatctCTGGCTAAAGTACATGTCCTCCAGCAGTATTCCTTTGTGACAGCAGAATACAATTGAGCCTTTACATATAGAAAGCACTTAGCAGTAAGAATCAAGAATTTCATACCAAATAACAGAAACCGGTATTGTTTGAAGAAAAAAGATTGTCAACCACATCATTCATCATAGGAGGAGTGAGGTGCAGCAGTACATCCAGGGTCAAAAGGATCTTCAGATCCGCAGCAATGCCAATATTGAAAAACTCTGCCAGAGTCAGGAGTATCCATAGTGCCTCCAGAGTAAACACTCTCAAACTTCCTCTTTGTTTCTCCTTTAAAAAAAGGTAAATTACAAGCAAAAGGTACAAACTTTAGTAAACATGGTCTATGTAAAGCAACAATACATCTACAAGATATTCTTTGTCCTGGAAACAAACCATTAAACAAATTCAACCCAACTCGGATCACTAGCTCTATGAATTCAAGTATACTGCAATTTGTATTCAACCAATCACTCTTCAAACTCGAGACTTCAATTAATAGTTACTTGCATGGAGAAGAAAGCAGTGATTAAAGAATCCCTAAACACATGCTACAAGAAATTATGAGTCAATTTGGATTCGAGTTACCTCCAAAATGGGCAGTATGGAATCGACAAGCGCTAGGGTGATTGAGAGAAGGGTCGAATTGGGTTTTGCagttcttgcatgttttaagggTTTTGCCCCCGGTGGAATTTGTTAATGAGCACTGAATCACAGGCAATCTTGGCGATTGTGTGCTCGGAATCAAGGTGGGTCTCCGGTGGAGGAATTGGGGAGAAAACGATTCGTACCGATTAAATATGGATAAGCGACTAAGTCCACAGTCGGATATAGTGAAGGCCATATCCCTTCCTTGCACGATGGGTGAAAAATAGAATGGAATACCAGGAGACAGAAATTGGATGATGATGGATGGTGACGGCGCTAACAACTAACAATAACGGACAAGGTGGGCGTAGTGCCACTGCGAAATAAGTTGAGGTTTATTTGCTAATTTGCGcccatttttaattattatcaatttttaaagcttttgctttttttatttttaattagtttactGGACACATGAATTATAAATTAGCTCCTAATTTGCTAATTTGCAAATTTTTTAGCTTAATTGTGCATGAAGCTCTCCTGAAATTTTCACAATAAAAAGTTCGAttacattaagttaaattttttttttttataaatgtattattatctgattattttcatatttcatatttaaataattaatattaaatataaaataaataattattttaacaaGTCATCATCAAAGGGCTATTAGTAATTTGGTATTCAGTTTTTCCATATAGTAATTTGATATTTACCATAACTGGCTTGAACCTCTTGTTCAAGTATATAATAGAACTCATATCATGCCTACTAACAATGTCACCGAGATAATAACTCAGGCGGCGAGTTTGTTTGCTTCAAAACTATTTCTTGAACAAGGGATCCGTAGCTATGGTGCTTCTTCAACATTTTTCGGTATACAAAATTTTCTTAGAGACGGGgtagagcatattcatgcaaaTGAAGAATTTAAATATGCCTTAAATTCATAGACATTAGGGAGAaactgagtttttttttttggttaaaaAGGTAAGAGCTCCGAAGCTCTAAGTGCTATTGTAAAAATTAGCCAGGCCAACAGCATCATATAAGAGTTGAAGCAGTAGATCCAAAAGTGTAGTATTTAAGGATTTTACACTATTCGAAAAATATGGTGTCTTCTTGGCTAACCAATCTGCACGGTGATTGGCCTCTCTATAGGAGTGATTAAAGGAGAAATTCCAATATGGTTTTATGAGCCTCTTAAAAGTAGAAATATCATCAAGCAACTTGTTGGAAATCTAAACCTTTCCGGTAAGCATATCAATGGCCATTTTGCTATCACTCTCTAGCACAAGATGCTGCACATGCAACTCTCTTGCTAGAAGAATATCCTCATAAATTGCCTTGATTTCAGCACTGAGAATTCTCGATTTCCAAAATGAGCAACGAAACCATGAATCCAATTGCCTTGACCGTCGCGGATCAACCCTCCTCTATATCCCATGCTAGTTTCAGCGTGCCATGATCCATCTACATTTATTTTCATAGAACTCTCAAATGGTCTCGTCCAGTCAATCCATATAAGGCCATTCCTTTCCTTGTACCATTCACGTTAGCCCAAATGGATTGAAATTCTTTAGTATGGTGAATAAAAGATTGTGATATATGTAACGGGTCATCCATATTATCCTTGAAGACAGCCTTATTTCTCCTATTCCATTTATTCTAGCAAGTAAAGCCAAATAACACTCGCCATTGTACTTCATAGACTTCATTGGATGTGTCTTGTAAATTCTCTGTCAACCAGCTCCCTATTTCATTGgtatttgagaaaaaaaagttTCATCGTTTCCGGGATACCAACTCCTTCCAGACTTTTTTGCACTGGAACAGTCTCTAAGAACATGTAGAGTAGTCTCAACATTAGCTCGGCATAAGTCACATAAAGCTGTATAAGTGATATGTCGTCGAGCTCTTTCCATATTGGTTAACAGCTTGTCCTGTTGACTAGCCAAAGGAACATCCTAATGCATTGCGGGTCTGGGTATTTCCATATTCTTGTCCACTGCGTGTTACTGTTTGCTGCATCCACCTCTGCGAGAAAGAGAAatgcatattttaaattaaaaatacctGAACTAGAATATTTTCAAACTAACCTGTCTTCAATCATATGTTCCAAGGTGGTGGAGTgtttgtattttaaattaaaaacaatCATTCATCATtcctgaaaaaaaattatatgtattgtttattaataaaaaaatctttaaatacTACGGTTCCATTTATttgatcaaaattatttttagaaaaatattttatgcatTTTCTATAGTTTAGAAACAAAGGCGTTTAGCTTTGTTACTTTCAATTTACATTAATTTAGGCTGGTTTTATTATCGTAAGAactaatttcataaaaatataaaaattaatatttattttttttaaatatctgaattttaatataattaatggatttatctcttgatttataaaataaaatatttaaatctctagaaatttaattaatatattaaaattaaagttcatTCCATTTATAATTCCATTAGTCAATTGGtcgaatgaaaaataaatatttcaaatatttaaaatacagtCATACacacttaaatattttttaatatagatgaaaattttataatatataaactaCACTTTGATTCTTAAATTTCAGTATAATTGATGAatcagtctctatatttttaaaatattattaaatctctttatatttaatccttttaaaattatagttttttcaTTCATTATAAATATTGATTCAAAACTAATTGatgatcaatttttttataaagatataattttttttcaaaatactttttataaaaatttacatttaatcgataccacttaaaaataattaaagttataaatattttctgaaaattttgaatttataaatattgaaatattttaataaataaaaattaaaaaataaaaagtgttaaaaattaattaaataaaatattatatataaaaattaatgaaaatttaagtatctttttaaatagaaaataaagaattaaaatgtttaaattgtAATAAATTTAGATGGACTCATCGTAAagagatttaaatatataattttaaaaatgcagAAATCGatccattaattataataaaacttaaaaatttaagtgtaatttatctatttaaaagaaataataaaaatattttcacactATTAAGTTAAAAATGGATGGAGAGACATCTATTTTGTACAgacttattataaaaaaatttaagtgtatagttttaaaaatataaaaattaattatttgctaaaatttaaaaattaaagtataatttattctttaatttttaataaagctaatttagaatttattttattaataaaataactttttattgtatatttttaaaagggAGATTTACGatttaatttatgaatattatcattattaataaattagtctttatattttttaaaatatattaaaataattttatattttctctcgATTAATAAAATAACCATTCCGTTTATttctaccattaaaaatataataaaagaacaaattattcatatttttctttgtattcttctaagttttttatttttttagacgctttctccctttcttttttaattttgaatttaactCTTTGTTTTAGACGCctcatcttttatttttttttctaaccgccttctcttttcttctccgtctttatctctatttttattttttttaagacaaaaaaattattttattaaccaaaaaaaatattttaacagatttaaaaaaatattaaaattttttaataaatttataaaaatataaaaatttacttgttaataatataatatccaaaaattatctaaaaaattttaaaaactacctaaagataaaattttaaaaactgccTAAAGAGTTTTATTGGCGGataagattaaattttaaaaattctttccTTTATTcttcatttataattaatttattgataaaaaaatttaatagattttaaaataattaatttattaataataacattattaaaccactaaatagtaaatctcttTTTTAGAATAAATTCCCCTCTTTTAAAATGTCATCGAAACGGTGTCTTTGCCATGGTGGAATTTGGATAACCTGTGGGCTGCAACAGAGGCACACAGATTAAATCCTCAGTGGAGTAGCCATTGTAGCCTTTGTAGGGGAAAGGAAGGAATGAATTCTTCGCTAATGCTACGTCGTTTCTTCTGTTTCAACGCCCCGGCATCAGCATCAGCATCAGCATCAGCATCAGCATCAGCATCAGCATCGGCATCAGTatcagcagcttcttcttcttctaagaAAAAGCCTCTCGTCTTCTTGGGCTCTCCTCAGGTACTCATCACacactaaaaaattatatttgaacAAATTTTGCACAGTTTTTTCAATGGAAATCGAAACTTTCTTTTTAGGTCTCTACAACTGTGCTCGACGCGCTCTTCAATGCATCTTCAGCACCAAATTCCATCTTTGAGGTACTCACTTTTTAAAATTCTTGTTGTTCTATACTATTAAAACTTTCAATTGATATTAGCAACTCGTTTTCTTGTTCttgttaagttttttttttttttttttgggggggggggtttATGGGCAATATAATTATTAGAAAGAATTTTTAGTTTACTTTGTGTAATGAATTTACTAATGTGCAGCATCCTTTAGTTGAAACTCCTGGAGATTGATAATTGTAGCTTATCTGAACTGTTTTACTATGCTTATTCGAATAAATTGTCATACAGCTTAAGTTTTGTGAGGGATGCAAGTCTAATGCTGAATTTGGAGAAGCAAAACTTCTCAAATCGGGTAGACATCTGCTGGCATTCATGTATGATACaactaaattttaatcaatGAAATGGGGCTAGCGAATTAAATGGATTGGCAATTCGATCGTTAATAAAGTCTTTCTATTGTCTATCATTTTAAAGTTAATTTGTTAAAAtgataaatcttttttttttttttccctgagGCTAATTTGGTAGGCCTTAACATGTCTGGCTTGACCCATCTAAATGCAGGTGTTTTTAGTATGACATTTCTGTTAGAATTTTTCTCCTTTTGATTGTACAGATTAATAACTTGATATATTTTAGATTGCAGCGATTGTTACTCAGCCACCTGCAAGAAAAGGTAGGGGTAAAACGCTGACGCCTTCATTGGTTGCTCAGTATGCAATTGATAGAGGCTTCCCCTCTGACCTCATTTTTACACCTGAACGAGCTGGAGAGGTAACTAAGTTGTTGAGCTGATTAAATGACCTTTCTGGaggataatttattttctctctgtTACAATGCAGGATACCTTTTTGTGTAGCCTAAGAGCATTGCAGCCTGAACTTTGCATTACTGCAGCTTATGGAAACATCTTACCTACAAAATTTCTCAATATTCCACCAATGGGTTAGTCAAATGTGCTTCTGTtacaaaattgaaattttgttTATCTGCTACTTTTATAATGAGAAAACCATTTGTATAATTAGAATATTAAATGACAGTGATCTACATTTTTTGGATGTGTTTGCTGGACAGTTAGTCAATTGGATTAACTTCCGATGGAGTGACATTTACAATTCAAACTGCATT
The Manihot esculenta cultivar AM560-2 chromosome 1, M.esculenta_v8, whole genome shotgun sequence genome window above contains:
- the LOC110620857 gene encoding uncharacterized protein LOC110620857; the encoded protein is MAFTISDCGLSRLSIFNRYESFSPQFLHRRPTLIPSTQSPRLPVIQCSLTNSTGGKTLKTCKNCKTQFDPSLNHPSACRFHTAHFGGETKRKFESVYSGGTMDTPDSGRVFQYWHCCGSEDPFDPGCTAAPHSSYDE